TAGATCATGGAAAACGAACTTACATTTTACCAAGACGGGTTTGTAACAGTTACACAATCCCGGTATGTTACCGAATCAAAAACATATGCCATGAGAAATATATCTTCTGTTCATGTTTTTGAAATAATTAAAAGTAAAACTAAAGCAGTATTAATGATCATTTTCGGATTATTTCTTCTTTTCTCAAAGGATATTTTCTGGATAGGAATAATAATTATCGCTTTAGGGATCTTGTGGCTGTTGTCACTTAAGAATGAGTATGCTGTGAGAATAAGCACGAATGCAGGAGAAGCTAACAGTATCACTTCAAAAAACAGAGATTACATTCAAAAAATCGTCAATGCATTAAATGATGCCATCATTCATCGAGGTTAATTAAAAACAATTCTACTATGAAAAAACTACTCTTCACCACCCTCTTAGGCTTAGGTCTATTACTTCCTGCCAGCTTCACGGCAGCACCACTAAAGTCTAAGTCTGAACTCTCTAACAAAAAGCCAAAGAAAAAAAAATCAAAAAGCAAAAAAAGCAGCA
This region of Chryseobacterium vaccae genomic DNA includes:
- a CDS encoding DUF6232 family protein, translated to MENELTFYQDGFVTVTQSRYVTESKTYAMRNISSVHVFEIIKSKTKAVLMIIFGLFLLFSKDIFWIGIIIIALGILWLLSLKNEYAVRISTNAGEANSITSKNRDYIQKIVNALNDAIIHRG